The Salmo salar chromosome ssa06, Ssal_v3.1, whole genome shotgun sequence genome window below encodes:
- the LOC106607919 gene encoding opsin-5-like, with the protein MGIMSTIGNGYVIYMTIKRKTKLRPPELMTVNLAIFDFGISVTGKPFFVASSFSHRWLFGWEGCRFYGWAGFFFGVGSLITMTVVSLDRYLKICHLRYGTWLKRQHAFLSMVFVWLYAGFWATMPLVGWGSYAPEPFGTSCTLDWWLAQASVAGQSFVIAILFFCLIFPTGIIVFSYVMIIFKVKSSAKEISHFDTRNKNSHNLEMKLTKVAMLICAGFLIAWIPYAVVSVVSAFGEPDSVPISVSVIPTLLAKSSAMYNPIIYQVINLKHSCAKSSCFQVLKKRTQLKKSRFYTISGSLKVSPSGNESHIEM; encoded by the exons GGATCATGTCAACCATAGGAAATGGCTATGTTATATACATGACCATCAAACGCAAGACAAAGCTAAGGCCACCTGAGCTCATGACAGTCAACTTAGCCATATTTGACTTTGGCATATCAG TCACAGGGAAGCCTTTCTTTGTGGCGTCCAGTTTCTCCCACCGCTGGCTGTTTGGCTGGGAGGGCTGTCGTTTCTATGGCTGGGCTGGCTTCTTCTTCGGTGTTGGCAGCCTCATCACCATGACCGTAGTCAGCCTAGACAGATACCTCAAGATCTGCCATCTCAGATACG GGACGTGGCTAAAGAGGCAACATGCTTTCCTAAGTATGGTGTTTGTGTGGCTGTATGCAGGCTTCTGGGCCACCATGCCCCTGGTGGGCTGGGGCAGCTATGCTCCCGAGCCCTTTGGCACTTCCTGCACTCTGGACTGGTGGCTAGCCCAGGCCTCCGTGGCGGGCCAGAGCTTCGTCATTGCAATCCTCTTCTTCTGCCTTATCTTCCCCACCGGCATCATCGTTTTCTCCTACGTCATGATCATCTTCAAGGTCAAGTCCTCAGCCAAGGAAATCTCCCACTTTGACACCAGGAACAAGAACAGCCATAATCTGGAGATGAAACTgaccaag GTGGCGATGCTGATCTGTGCTGGTTTCTTGATAGCGTGGATCCCGTATGCAGTGGTCTCAGTGGTGTCTGCGTTTGGCGAGCCTGACTCAGTGCCTATCTCGGTCTCTGTGATCCCCACTCTGCTTGCTAAGTCCTCTGCCATGTACAATCCCATCATCTACCAGGTCATCAACCTGAAACATTCCTGCGCTAAATCCTCCTGTTTTCAAGTTCTGAAGAAGCGCACACAATTAAAAAAGTCAAG GTTTTACACAATTTCTGGCTCGCTTAAAGTCAGTCCATCCGGTAATGAGTCTCACATTGAAAtgtga